A genome region from Longimicrobiales bacterium includes the following:
- a CDS encoding AtpZ/AtpI family protein, which produces MVQQRRTEPGQAAAASKYLGIGLTWALATGLFMYAGVRADDWLGTEPWLTLIGAFVGGSAGFYYMYYHLVIDPRNRQSKREGKDG; this is translated from the coding sequence ATGGTCCAGCAGCGACGGACAGAGCCGGGGCAGGCTGCGGCGGCGTCGAAATATCTGGGGATCGGGCTGACGTGGGCCCTTGCGACGGGGCTGTTCATGTACGCGGGGGTGCGTGCGGACGACTGGCTCGGCACGGAGCCGTGGCTTACGCTGATCGGCGCATTTGTGGGTGGGAGCGCAGGGTTCTACTACATGTACTACCACCTGGTGATCGATCCGAGGAACCGTCAGTCGAAGCGGGAAGGGAAGGACGGGTGA
- a CDS encoding BsuPI-related putative proteinase inhibitor translates to MAARWMVAAVVLAVSCAPRPEPVMDAGPGSPPELGSSLNVRVVEDTVVLEIHITNVASSPITLEFPSSQRYDFAVSTAEGESVWRWSAARSFMQVLGSEELQPGESRRYSETWVGSGEGREYVATGWVVSTSYPVELRTTFRVPEE, encoded by the coding sequence GTGGCAGCCAGGTGGATGGTGGCGGCGGTGGTGCTGGCGGTGTCGTGCGCGCCCCGGCCGGAGCCGGTGATGGATGCGGGGCCCGGCTCACCGCCGGAGCTGGGGTCGAGCCTGAACGTGCGGGTGGTGGAGGATACGGTTGTACTCGAGATCCACATCACCAATGTGGCGTCCAGTCCCATCACGCTGGAGTTCCCGTCGTCGCAGCGCTACGATTTCGCCGTCTCGACGGCGGAGGGCGAGAGCGTGTGGCGGTGGTCGGCGGCGCGATCGTTCATGCAGGTGCTGGGCAGCGAGGAGCTGCAGCCTGGTGAATCGCGTCGGTACAGTGAGACCTGGGTGGGATCTGGAGAGGGGCGTGAATACGTTGCGACGGGCTGGGTGGTGTCGACGAGCTACCCGGTGGAGCTGCGTACCACCTTCCGCGTCCCGGAGGAGTAG
- a CDS encoding AAA family ATPase — MEATASQAADEQDIELLERLAEVRRLLEQEIGRRVVGQQSIVEGLLIALLADGHALLVGVPGLAKTLLISTLADALDLQFSRIQFTPDLMPSDITGTEVLEEDRSTGRRMFRFVKGPIFANVVLADEINRTPPKTQAALLQAMQERAVTAAGDTMALDRPFFVLATQNPIEQEGTYPLPEAQLDRFMLELRIGYPTREEEEQVAMQTTGSAEPVVRSVLGAQELVALQKLVRRVPAPPSLVSYAVRLVRSTRPEDEAAPELTRKYVSWGAGPRASQYLVLGAKARAALSGRGMPDLEDVRAVAPAVLRHRVVSSFQAEADGRTAADIVDELIQLSRKWT; from the coding sequence ATGGAAGCGACAGCGTCGCAGGCGGCGGACGAACAGGACATCGAGCTGCTGGAGCGGCTGGCGGAGGTACGCCGGCTGCTGGAGCAGGAGATAGGGCGTCGGGTGGTCGGTCAGCAGTCGATCGTGGAGGGACTGCTGATCGCGCTGCTGGCGGACGGCCATGCGCTGCTGGTGGGGGTCCCCGGGCTGGCGAAGACGCTGTTGATCTCGACGCTGGCCGACGCGCTGGATCTGCAGTTCAGCCGGATCCAGTTCACGCCGGACCTGATGCCCTCGGACATCACGGGCACGGAAGTGCTGGAGGAGGATCGTTCGACGGGCCGGCGGATGTTCCGGTTCGTGAAGGGTCCGATCTTCGCGAACGTGGTGCTGGCGGACGAGATCAACCGCACGCCGCCGAAGACGCAGGCGGCGCTGCTGCAGGCCATGCAGGAGCGGGCGGTGACGGCGGCGGGAGACACGATGGCGCTGGACCGTCCGTTCTTCGTGCTTGCGACGCAGAACCCGATCGAGCAGGAGGGCACATACCCGCTGCCGGAAGCCCAGCTCGACCGCTTCATGCTGGAACTGCGCATCGGATACCCGACGCGAGAGGAAGAGGAGCAGGTCGCCATGCAGACGACGGGCTCGGCGGAGCCGGTCGTGCGGTCGGTACTCGGCGCGCAGGAGCTGGTGGCTCTGCAGAAGCTGGTGCGCCGCGTGCCGGCGCCGCCGTCGCTGGTATCGTATGCAGTGCGCCTGGTGCGCTCGACGCGTCCGGAGGACGAGGCGGCGCCGGAGCTGACGCGGAAATACGTGAGCTGGGGCGCAGGGCCGCGGGCGTCGCAGTATCTGGTGCTGGGCGCGAAGGCGCGCGCGGCGCTGTCGGGACGGGGCATGCCGGACCTGGAGGATGTGCGGGCCGTGGCGCCGGCGGTGCTGCGGCACCGGGTGGTGTCGAGCTTCCAGGCGGAAGCGGACGGACGCACGGCGGCCGACATCGTCGATGAGCTGATTCAGCTGAGCAGGAAATGGACGTAG
- a CDS encoding hemolysin family protein, whose protein sequence is MVMLGIALGAAILLSALFSAAELAIFLPGEGRIRALADQKVSGAAALVQLRAKPERTLVLLRMADAMSDVSAGALTGYIAFLQWEFLGLALAIGAAALLVLYFGELLPLGVAANHGIRIALTIAPVLLVLTRVLSPLLVVLSRLSRVRPDRRNTVSTITETEIRQLTALGHTEGQIEEHERELIERAFRLDDTKTWEIMIPRVDIFAWQDSKRLIDIVPELGTVRYSRVPVYGESIDDITGVLYLRDVYQALIGGQRDVRLQALARDPLVVPGSLPLSRLLRDFQNRRIHMAVVVDEYGGTDGVVTLEDVLEELVGEIVDETDVDEDAVTRISRNEILAWGDTDLREINHFFNTTLPQLEHRSLNGYLLEEFGRVPQAGQRIERESIGIEVMEATETQVTRARLRRIGAAEHGPAGEPRSAGPAGAARPMKSSGDAARVNEPAPGRAAGAQSELPATGPGTPLSNRSGRP, encoded by the coding sequence ATGGTAATGCTCGGCATCGCGCTCGGCGCAGCCATCCTTCTGTCCGCGCTCTTCAGTGCGGCCGAGCTCGCCATATTTCTGCCAGGCGAGGGGCGCATCCGCGCACTCGCGGATCAGAAGGTGTCCGGAGCGGCGGCGCTGGTTCAGCTCCGGGCGAAACCGGAACGAACGCTCGTCCTGCTGCGCATGGCAGACGCGATGAGCGATGTGAGCGCCGGCGCACTCACCGGCTACATCGCATTCCTCCAGTGGGAGTTCCTGGGTCTCGCGCTCGCCATTGGTGCCGCAGCGCTGCTCGTGCTCTATTTCGGCGAGCTGCTCCCGCTCGGCGTAGCGGCGAATCATGGAATCCGTATCGCGCTCACCATCGCCCCGGTGCTGCTCGTCCTCACACGTGTGCTGAGCCCGCTCCTCGTCGTGCTGTCCCGGCTGTCGCGCGTGCGGCCGGACCGCCGCAACACCGTTTCCACGATTACGGAAACGGAAATCCGGCAGCTGACCGCGCTGGGTCACACGGAGGGCCAGATCGAGGAGCACGAGCGCGAGCTCATTGAGCGTGCGTTCCGCCTCGATGATACGAAGACGTGGGAGATCATGATCCCGCGCGTCGACATCTTCGCGTGGCAGGACTCGAAGCGGCTGATCGACATCGTGCCCGAGCTCGGCACCGTGCGTTATTCGCGCGTGCCGGTCTACGGTGAATCGATCGATGATATTACCGGCGTGCTGTACCTGCGCGATGTGTATCAGGCGCTGATCGGCGGTCAGCGGGATGTACGACTGCAGGCACTCGCGCGCGACCCGCTCGTGGTCCCGGGCTCGCTGCCGCTGTCACGCCTGCTGCGCGACTTCCAGAACCGTCGCATCCACATGGCCGTCGTCGTCGATGAATACGGCGGCACGGACGGCGTCGTGACGCTCGAGGATGTGCTCGAGGAGCTGGTCGGCGAGATCGTCGATGAGACGGATGTCGATGAGGATGCCGTCACGCGCATCTCGCGCAACGAGATTCTCGCCTGGGGCGACACCGACCTGCGCGAGATCAATCACTTCTTCAACACGACGCTGCCCCAGCTCGAGCATCGGTCACTGAACGGCTACCTGCTCGAGGAGTTCGGCCGCGTACCCCAGGCCGGTCAACGCATCGAACGCGAAAGCATCGGGATAGAGGTCATGGAAGCGACCGAGACACAGGTCACGCGTGCGCGGCTGCGGCGGATCGGAGCTGCCGAGCACGGCCCCGCCGGCGAGCCGCGGAGCGCCGGGCCGGCCGGCGCGGCTCGTCCGATGAAATCCTCCGGTGACGCCGCACGCGTGAATGAGCCCGCGCCCGGCCGCGCGGCAGGCGCGCAGTCGGAGCTGCCGGCCACCGGACCTGGCACCCCCCTTTCAAACAGGTCCGGACGGCCATGA